TGCCGGCGGGTCCAGCGTCGGTTGCATCGCCACCGGCGGCGACGCCTGCGCCCAGCGCACGTCCCGTGCAGCGTTGATGCCATGAACACCGCGCGCGCCAGCATTTCGTACGCATTCGCCAAGCGTCACGGCGTGGTGTTGCTTGGCAGCGACACTGCCGCGCACATCGGCCTGCGCGAGGGTGGCGATGTGCAGGCCTTGATCGAGCTGCGCCGTGCGCTCGGCATGCCATTGCAGGTGCGCACGTTGGCGCCGGCGGTGTTCGATCGGCATGTATCGGAGATCTACGCCGATGCCGGGCTGGAGCAGGGCGTGCAGGTCGAAGCGCTGGACCTGCATGGCAGCCTGGATGCGTTGATCGACGACATCCCCACCGCCGATCTGCTCGACAGCCAGGACGATGCGCCGATCATTCGGCTGATCAACGGCATCATCGCCGAGGCCGCGCGGCTGGGCGCCTCCGACGTGCATCTGGAATCCTACGAATCGCGCCTGCGCGTCCGCCTGCGCGTGGATGGGGTGATGCGCGAGGCGGCCACCTTGCCCGGCCGTATCGCGCCGCTGCTGGTGTCGCGGGTCAAGGTGATGGCACGGCTGGACATCGCCGAAAAACGCATTCCGCAGGACGGCCGCGTGTCATTGGTGATGGGTGCCAAGGCATTGGACGTACGCGTGTCCACCCTGCCGACGCGCGGCAGCGAGCGGGTGGTGTTGCGTATCCTGGACAAGGAGCAGGGCAGCTTGTCGCTGGCACAGCTGGGCATGCCGCCGGCAGTGATGCATACCGTGCAGCGCGCCTTGCAGGTGCCCAACGGCATCGTGCTGGTCACCGGCCCCACCGGCTCGGGCAAGACCACCACGCTGTATGCAGCGCTGAGCCTGCTCAACGATGGCTCGCGCAACATCCTCACCGTCGAAGACCCGGTGGAATACGCCATCGATGGCGTCGGCCAGACCCAGGTCAACGCACGCGTCGGCATGACCTTCGCCGCCGGACTGCGCGCCATCCTGCGCCAGGACCCGGACGTGGTGATGATCGGCGAGATCCGCGACACCGAGACCGCGCAGATCGCGGTGCAGGCCAGCCTCACCGGCCACCTGGTGCTCTCCACCGTGCACACCAACGATGCGGTCGGCGCGGTCACGCGCCTGCGCGACATGGGCATCGAGCCGTTCTTGCTGGCTTCCAGCCTGCGACTGATTCTGGCGCAGCGGCTGGTGCGGCGCTTGTGCATGCAATGCCGCAGTGCACGGCCGATCGACGCCGGAACGGCCCAACTGTTGGAAGCGCCGGCCGATGCGGCGATCTACACAGCGGTGGGCTGCAACGCCTGCCACCACAGCGGATACGTCGGGCGCGTGGGCATCTACGAGGCCATTGCGGTGGACGATGCGATGCGCCGCCTGATCGGCGACAACGCCGATGAAGACGCATTGGCTGCGGTGGCCTTTGCGCGTGCACCGCGGCTGGGCGATGCCGCACGCGCGGCCGTGCTCCAGGGCCTGACCACGCTGGAAGAAGCGCTGCGCGTCACCCGCCAACAGGAAGACGCGTATGCCGCAGTTTGATTACACCGTGCTCGATCTGCGCGGGCGCAACCGGCACGGCGTCATCAGTGCCGACAGCGTGCACAGCGCACGTGCGCAGCTGGAACAGCGGCAATGGGTGCCGGTGCGTGTGGAGGTTGCGGCTGCGACCGCCAGCACGGCTGCGCGCGCAGCGCGCTTCAGCGGCAAGGATCTGGTGCTGTTCACCCGCCAGCTCGCCACGCTGGTGGAAACCGCACCGCTGGAGGAAGCCCTGCGCACCATCGGCACCCAGTCCGAACGCCGCGGCGTGCGCCGGGTCACCGGCCAGACCCATGCGCTGGTGGTGGAAGGGTTTCGCCTGTCCGATGCGATGGCGCGCCAGGGCAACGCATTTCCGCCGCTGTACCGGGCCATGGTGGCCGCCGGCGAAAGCGCGGGTGCGTTGCCGCAGGTGCTGCAACGACTGGCCGATCTGCTCGAACGCCAGGCGCAGGTGCGCAGCAAGTTGCAGTCTGCGCTGGTCTACCCGGCGGCGCTGGCGTTGACGGCCGGGGCGGTGGTGATCGTATTGATGACTTTCGTCGTGCCCAAGGTGGTGGACCAGTTCGATTCGATGGGGCGCGCCTTGCCCTGGCTGACGCGCGCGGTGATCGCGGTGTCGAACTTCCTGCTGCATGCCGGCATTCCGCTCCTGGTTGCGCTGGTGATTGCCGCAATCGCTGCACTGCGGCTGCTCAAACGCCCGGCACTGCGGCTGGCAGCAGATCGCGCCATCCTGCGCGCGCCCTTGCTGGGGCGCCTGATCCGCGACCTGCATGCCGCGCGCATGGCGCGCACGCTGGCGATCATGGTCAACAGCGGCCTGCCGCTGATGGAAGGGCTGATGATCGCCGCACGCACCGTGGACAACCGCGCCTTGCGACTGGCCACCGACAGCATGGTCAGCGCCATCCGCGAAGGCGGCAGCCTGGCCGCGGCGATGAAGCGCGCGGGCGTGTTCCCGCCCACGCTGCTGTACATGGCCTCCAGCGGCGAGAACAGCGGGAGGCTTGCGCCGATGCTGGAGCGCGCCGCCGATTATCTGGAGCGTGAATTCGAGTCGTTCACCACCGCCGCGATGAGCCTGCTGGAGCCGGCCATCATCGTGCTGCTCGGTGGCGTGGTGGCGGTGATCGTGCTGTCGATCCTGTTGCCCATCCTGCAATTCAACACCCTGGCGCTCGGTTGAGCGCAGCCGTCCTTTCGGAGATCCACATGCAGTCCATCCAGTCTCTTGCCTCTGCCGGCGCGCGTCCGCTGCGTGGTCGCGCGCGCGGCTTCACCCTGGTCGAGTTGATGGTGGTCATCGTCATCATCGGCCTGCTCGCCACCGTGGTGATGATCAACGTGATGCCCAGCCAGGACCGCGCCATGGTCGAGAAGGCGCGCGCCGATGTCGCGGTGCTGGAGCAGGCGCTGGAAACCTATCGCCTGGACAACCTCACCTATCCCACCACCGAACAGGGCCTGCAGGCCCTGCTCACCGCGCCGAGTGGTCTGGCCCGGCCGGAGCGCTACCGGCAAGGCGGCTATATCCGCCGCTTGCCCGAAGACCCGTGGGGGCATGCGTACCAGTATCGCCGCCCGGGTCGCACTGGCGGCTTCGATGTGTATTCCTTCGGTGCCGATGGGGCCGAAGGCGGCGATGCCGACAACGCCGATATCGGCAACTGGCGCTGAGACACGCGCGTGCCGATCGCACCGGTCATCGTGCAGCGATGCGTACGACGCCACGGGCGTGTGGGCACGCGTGGTTTCACCTTGCTGGAAGTATTGGCCGTGCTGGTCATCACCGCGCTGGCCAGCACGCTGGTGGCGATGACGCTGCCCGACACCCGGCCTGATCTGCACGACCAGGCCGACGAATTGGCCAGCGCGCTGATCAACGCGCGCGACGACGCCATCCTGAGCCTGCGCATGGTGGAGGTGATCGTCGATACCGGCGGCTACACCTTCCGTCGTCAGGCGCGGCAGCAGTGGGTGGCACCGGACGAAAAACCTTTCGTCGCCACACGCTGGCCGGCCGGTGTGCAGGCACAGCTGCCAGCCGGTGCCACGCAGCTGAGCGTGCGCTTCGACCCCACCGGGGCGGCCACGCCGCAACGCATCGCCCTGGGCGACGGGCAGCAACAGCGACAGGTGCTGGTCGATGCCGCCGGCGGAGTACGCGTCGATGCGCCGCGTCGGTAATCGCCAGGCCGCGGCCGGCTTTTCGCTGCTGGAATTGATGGTGGCACTGGCCATCTTCGGCATGGCGGTGGTCGGGCTATTGAATCTCTCCGGCGAAAGCACGCGCACGGCGGTGGTGCTGGAAGAACGCGCACTGGCGGCCGTGGTGGCGGAAAACCAGGCGATCGAGGCGATGCTTGCCCCCACTGCCGCTGCGCTGGCGCCTGCCCGCGGGCAGGAACTGCTGGGTGGCCGCAGCTGGGACTGGCAGCGCCAGGCCGTGCCGGCCAGCGCCGGCATGGTGCGTCTGGAGGTGCAGGTGCGTGCCGCAGGCCAGACGCAGGAAATCGCCAGCCTGAGCGTGTTGCGGAGCGTGCAATGAGCCGCCCACCTCGCGCGGCCGGCTTCACCCTGATCGAGCTGCTGGTGGCGCTGGCGGTCTTCGCGCTGGTGGCAGCTGCGGCGGTGGTGGTGATGCGCCAGAGCATCGATCAACGCGATGCGGTCCGCCAACGCTTGCAGCAGGTGCGCGATTTCCAGCTGGCCCATGGCCTGCTGCGCAGCGATCTGCAACAGGCCGCGGTGCGGCGCACGCGCAATGGCGATGGCAGCGCCGCGCGCACGGCCTTCATCGCCAGTGCGCCGGGAACCCAGGGGCCGTTGTTCGGCTTCGTGCGGCGCGGCTGGAGCAACCCGGATCGGGTGGCACGCGCCTCGCTGCAATATGTGGAGTACCGCGTGGTCGAAGGACGCCTGGAGCGCAGTGCGCGCCCGGCACTGGATGGTGCGGCGGCCGCAGCGCCGCAGGTGCTGCTGCGTGGCGTGCGCTCGGCGGTGGTGGTATTTCATTACCGCGCGCAATGGAGCGATGGCTGGAGCGGCGGGCTGGAAGCGCTGCCGGATGCGATCTCGCTGGAGCTGGACCTGGAGCAATGGGGACGTGTGCGGCAAGTGTTCCTGCTGCCGGAGGGGCGCGCATGAGGGCGTTGCGTGCACCTGCGCGGCAACGCGGCGTCGCATTGTTGACGGTGTTGCTGCTGGTGGCGGTGATGACGCTGCTGATGGTCGCGGTGCTGGACGATCTGCGCTTTGGCCTGCGCCGTAGCGGCAATGGCGAGGCGATGACGCAGGCGCAGTGGTATGCGCTGGGGAGCGAGACCCTCGCGCGGCAACGCCTGCAGGCGCTGGCCAGGCGCGACCCGCTGCGCACCACGCTCGATGGCGGCTGGAACGATCAGCCGGTCACCTTCCCGCTGGACGATGGCATGGTGAGCGTACGGCTGCGCGACCGTGGCAGCTGTTTCAACCTCAATAGCGTGGTCGCCGGCGCGCCCGAGCAATGGCAGCGCAGCGACGACGGTGCGCGCCAGTACCAGGCCCTGCTGGAGGCAGTGGGCATCACGCCACCACAGGCGCAGGCCCTGACCGATGCGCTGGTGGACTGGATCGACAGCGACAACCAACCCGGCGCGCACGGCGCGGAAGACGCGCAGTATCTGCAATCGGCGGTGCCGCTGCGGACCGGTGCGACCCTGCTGGCCGGTGTCAGCGAGCTGGGCGCCATCGCCGGCTACACCCCCGCACGCATCGCGCTGCTGCAGCCCTATCTGTGTGCGCTACCGGAAGGGCGGCTGTCGCCGGTCAACATCAACACGCTGCGCCTGCAGGATGCGCCGGTGCTGGTGGCGCTGACCGAAGGCCGGCTGGAACTGGCGGCCGCACGCCGGGTGATCGCCGCACGCCCGGCCGGCGGATGGCGCGATCCGGCGGTGTTCTTCAACACGCCGGCCCTGCTGCACGTCGCACCGTCGAACGCAGTGCTGCAGCAGGTGCAGTTGCGCACCACGTATTTCTCCCTCGTCAGCGAAGTCGAGCATGCCGGTGCGCAGGTCATGCTCGAAGCCTTGCTGCAGCAAGACCCGGCCGGCCGCGTGCTGCTGGTGGCGCGCCAATGGAGCCCCGACCAATGAGTAGTACCTTGCTGTTGCTGCCGGCCGATGCTGCAGCCGAACCGATTGCCGTGCGCGTGGATGCGCAGGGGCATGTCGTGGCGCAGCATCCCCCCGGCGCAGCGCACGAATGTTCCGCGCGCACGCTGCTGGTGGTGCCGGGCAGTGCGGTGCATCTGCGCTGGTTGACACTGCCGGGCCGCAGCGTTGCGCAATCGGTGGCGGCCGCGCGCCTGCAATTGGCCGAGCATCTGGCCACCGATGCGCAGGCGGTGCATGTGGCGATCGCCGAACAGGCCGAGCCCGATGGCACACGCCTGGTTGCGGCCGTGGACGCTGCTGTGATGCAGCAGTGGCTGCAGCGCGCAGCGAGTGCGGGCGTGGTGCCCGATGCGGTGGTGCCCGATTGCTTGTTGCTGGACAGCGCCGATGCCGAGCAGGCGCCCACCGTGGTGGAATGGGATGGGCGCTGGCTGCTGCGCGGGCCACGCCTGGCCTGCAGCCTGGAGCCGCCGCTTGCGCAGCTGCTGCTCTCCGCACAACCGCGTGCGGCAACGCTGCCACCGCAGGCCGGTCCGCAGCGCGTCATTGCGCAGTTCGCGCGGCATGCCGTTGCAGTGCCGCTCGACCTGCGCCAGCACGCCTTCGCAACCGGGCCACAAGCGCGTGCTGGTTTCAGCTTGCGCATGCTGGCCGCACTGCTGGCGCTGCTGGTGGTCTCGCCGCTGCTGGTGCTGTTCGCGCAAACGTTGCGCTACGAGATCGGTGCACGTGTGCTGCACGCACGCGCCGCCGCGCAGTTGGATGTGCGCGATGTAGCGGCGGTGCCTGCTGCACTGCAGGCACGCCGGCAGGCGGGGACGGCGGCCGATCGCCTGGCCGTGCAACTCAATACCCTGTTCGCTGCGGTCGATGCCCTTCCGGCTGCGCAACTGGACCAGCTCGATTACCGCGCCGCGCAGCCGCTGCGCGCCACCTTGCTGCACACCGATGGGGCAGACCTACAGCAGCTGTCCGCACGGCTTGCCGAAGCCGGCTGGCGCATGGATCCGGGCAGCAGCCAGGTCGAAGACCACCGCATGCGCACGCCGTTCGCACTGGAGCCGTTGCGATGAAGGCATCGTTGCAAGGCGGCGCGCAATGGTGGCAGGCACGTGCGCCGCGAGAGCGGCGCATGCTGGGCGTGATGTGTGTGGCGCTGGCGGCGTTCGTCGGTTGGTATGCGCTTTACACCCCATTGCGCCACTGGCATGACCGGGCCTGGGCGCGTTATGCCGATGCAGCGCAGCTGGTCCTGGATGCATCTGCGCAGACAGCGTCGACCGGGCGCGCCGCGGCACCGGGCCGCGCGGCATTGGCCCAGATCATCGCACGCAGCGCACGCGATACCGGCGTCAACATCACCTCACAACGGCGCAGCGCGGCCGGTGGGGTGGAGGTGCAGATCGATGCGGTCAGCGCCGCTGCGCTGTTCGGCTGGCTGGAGCAGTTGCGGCAGGCACACGGCCTGGCACCGACCCAGCTGAGCGTGGTGCGCCATCAAGGCCAATTGCGCGTACGCTGCGGGTTTGCGGAAGCTGTGCCGTGACACGGAGACGTTGGGCCTTGGTCTTGCTGTTGATGCTGGGTGTCGCGCTGTTGGCATCGCTGCCCTTGCGCCTGGTGCTGCCACGCGAGGGGCTGCCATTCTCGGTGCTGGACGTGCAGGGGCCGGTTTGGGCCGGCA
The window above is part of the Xanthomonas campestris pv. badrii genome. Proteins encoded here:
- the gspE gene encoding type II secretion system ATPase GspE, producing the protein MHRHRRRRLRPAHVPCSVDAMNTARASISYAFAKRHGVVLLGSDTAAHIGLREGGDVQALIELRRALGMPLQVRTLAPAVFDRHVSEIYADAGLEQGVQVEALDLHGSLDALIDDIPTADLLDSQDDAPIIRLINGIIAEAARLGASDVHLESYESRLRVRLRVDGVMREAATLPGRIAPLLVSRVKVMARLDIAEKRIPQDGRVSLVMGAKALDVRVSTLPTRGSERVVLRILDKEQGSLSLAQLGMPPAVMHTVQRALQVPNGIVLVTGPTGSGKTTTLYAALSLLNDGSRNILTVEDPVEYAIDGVGQTQVNARVGMTFAAGLRAILRQDPDVVMIGEIRDTETAQIAVQASLTGHLVLSTVHTNDAVGAVTRLRDMGIEPFLLASSLRLILAQRLVRRLCMQCRSARPIDAGTAQLLEAPADAAIYTAVGCNACHHSGYVGRVGIYEAIAVDDAMRRLIGDNADEDALAAVAFARAPRLGDAARAAVLQGLTTLEEALRVTRQQEDAYAAV
- the gspF gene encoding type II secretion system inner membrane protein GspF encodes the protein MPQFDYTVLDLRGRNRHGVISADSVHSARAQLEQRQWVPVRVEVAAATASTAARAARFSGKDLVLFTRQLATLVETAPLEEALRTIGTQSERRGVRRVTGQTHALVVEGFRLSDAMARQGNAFPPLYRAMVAAGESAGALPQVLQRLADLLERQAQVRSKLQSALVYPAALALTAGAVVIVLMTFVVPKVVDQFDSMGRALPWLTRAVIAVSNFLLHAGIPLLVALVIAAIAALRLLKRPALRLAADRAILRAPLLGRLIRDLHAARMARTLAIMVNSGLPLMEGLMIAARTVDNRALRLATDSMVSAIREGGSLAAAMKRAGVFPPTLLYMASSGENSGRLAPMLERAADYLEREFESFTTAAMSLLEPAIIVLLGGVVAVIVLSILLPILQFNTLALG
- the gspG gene encoding type II secretion system major pseudopilin GspG, whose amino-acid sequence is MQSIQSLASAGARPLRGRARGFTLVELMVVIVIIGLLATVVMINVMPSQDRAMVEKARADVAVLEQALETYRLDNLTYPTTEQGLQALLTAPSGLARPERYRQGGYIRRLPEDPWGHAYQYRRPGRTGGFDVYSFGADGAEGGDADNADIGNWR
- a CDS encoding GspH/FimT family pseudopilin encodes the protein MGTRGFTLLEVLAVLVITALASTLVAMTLPDTRPDLHDQADELASALINARDDAILSLRMVEVIVDTGGYTFRRQARQQWVAPDEKPFVATRWPAGVQAQLPAGATQLSVRFDPTGAATPQRIALGDGQQQRQVLVDAAGGVRVDAPRR
- the gspI gene encoding type II secretion system minor pseudopilin GspI, producing the protein MRRVGNRQAAAGFSLLELMVALAIFGMAVVGLLNLSGESTRTAVVLEERALAAVVAENQAIEAMLAPTAAALAPARGQELLGGRSWDWQRQAVPASAGMVRLEVQVRAAGQTQEIASLSVLRSVQ
- the gspJ gene encoding type II secretion system minor pseudopilin GspJ, with protein sequence MSRPPRAAGFTLIELLVALAVFALVAAAAVVVMRQSIDQRDAVRQRLQQVRDFQLAHGLLRSDLQQAAVRRTRNGDGSAARTAFIASAPGTQGPLFGFVRRGWSNPDRVARASLQYVEYRVVEGRLERSARPALDGAAAAAPQVLLRGVRSAVVVFHYRAQWSDGWSGGLEALPDAISLELDLEQWGRVRQVFLLPEGRA
- the gspK gene encoding type II secretion system minor pseudopilin GspK encodes the protein MRALRAPARQRGVALLTVLLLVAVMTLLMVAVLDDLRFGLRRSGNGEAMTQAQWYALGSETLARQRLQALARRDPLRTTLDGGWNDQPVTFPLDDGMVSVRLRDRGSCFNLNSVVAGAPEQWQRSDDGARQYQALLEAVGITPPQAQALTDALVDWIDSDNQPGAHGAEDAQYLQSAVPLRTGATLLAGVSELGAIAGYTPARIALLQPYLCALPEGRLSPVNINTLRLQDAPVLVALTEGRLELAAARRVIAARPAGGWRDPAVFFNTPALLHVAPSNAVLQQVQLRTTYFSLVSEVEHAGAQVMLEALLQQDPAGRVLLVARQWSPDQ
- the gspL gene encoding type II secretion system protein GspL, with translation MSSTLLLLPADAAAEPIAVRVDAQGHVVAQHPPGAAHECSARTLLVVPGSAVHLRWLTLPGRSVAQSVAAARLQLAEHLATDAQAVHVAIAEQAEPDGTRLVAAVDAAVMQQWLQRAASAGVVPDAVVPDCLLLDSADAEQAPTVVEWDGRWLLRGPRLACSLEPPLAQLLLSAQPRAATLPPQAGPQRVIAQFARHAVAVPLDLRQHAFATGPQARAGFSLRMLAALLALLVVSPLLVLFAQTLRYEIGARVLHARAAAQLDVRDVAAVPAALQARRQAGTAADRLAVQLNTLFAAVDALPAAQLDQLDYRAAQPLRATLLHTDGADLQQLSARLAEAGWRMDPGSSQVEDHRMRTPFALEPLR
- the gspM gene encoding type II secretion system protein GspM, which encodes MKASLQGGAQWWQARAPRERRMLGVMCVALAAFVGWYALYTPLRHWHDRAWARYADAAQLVLDASAQTASTGRAAAPGRAALAQIIARSARDTGVNITSQRRSAAGGVEVQIDAVSAAALFGWLEQLRQAHGLAPTQLSVVRHQGQLRVRCGFAEAVP